From the Telopea speciosissima isolate NSW1024214 ecotype Mountain lineage chromosome 9, Tspe_v1, whole genome shotgun sequence genome, the window GATTACCTAAGTTAGAGTCAATAACAGTAACCGAAAAAAAGACGGCTTTAAATAATCATGTATTCAAAATCTGACCAAGCCCTCCATTATTGATCTAAGGCGGCtttaaataatcataaaataagtAATCCTTTAAGAGTCTGCAATTCGTCATCTATGGTCAGGAGAAGAAAGGTGTGTAgatctattattattatttttttgggtcaaagGAGCCATTAATTTCATGTATGCAAAATCACGGATATAGTCAAATCATATGGTTtcaattagggctgcaacagggtcgggttgggtcgggctttatagaaccctagcccaaccctaagttccCTTAGCTTGGCCCAAGCTCGACCCgatccgaccctgactcagggtcaaaAAAATCTAACCTTGACCTAccctcagggttgggtcgggccaaccctaattggccctaatcatggggagggggaaagaaatacATGGATtggaatgggctgggaagaatttattaattttatataaaataataatataataaattatattataacacttattgtcttcatatataatatattatataaaaaaatgtgggtgaaatttaaagttcataatgtataaattatatcaatatatattttataatataacttaaatcagggtcgggctgggccaggccaagcttagctcgaggcctcaaacctaatccgacccgaccctaatttAGGGCCAAAAGTTtctagccctgacccgccctcagggccaaatatctcagcccagaccctgttcgggctcagggcgggccagggcgggttcgggtcgacagggccaaacttgcgcCCCTAGTTTCAATGTTCTTCTTTATAAACAAGAGCTCACTTTTCCTgttcctctcatcttcttcttcatctttctcttcttctacttcttctcttaATAGAAGAAAATTAAGCTTTGCTCAGTCATGAAGAAGTTCATGATCAGTCTCTACAGCCATGACAATACCTCTTACTATCGCATCACAAAGCTGAACAAGAACAAAGAGCTTCATCTGTCTGTCCCTCAAGGGTATCTTCCTATatatggaggagaagaagaatgcaaGAGATATGTCATTCCATTGAAGCTTTTGCCCAACCCAAAGTTCCAAGAATTGTTGAAGCAGTCTTATGGTGAGGAGTTGGAGCCTCAAATTGAAGGTGCCATTAAGCTATCCTGCACAACTCAGAGATTTGAAAAGGTGCTCAAGCAATTGAAAAGATAAAATCATAGTTAGAACAAataagttgatttttttttttgtttttggcagGAATGGATAAATGTAAACCatgttagatagattgtaataaggGATTTTAAACCCATTAAGAAGAGAGATTGAACAGTTATGACTATTGGAATATTCATGACCATTCCAGTGAATGGGTGCCAGTGGGTCTATATAAACCATGACAATTCAGCCATTCTATACAATACAatttttactctctctctctctctcttgcaaccAGAATCTCTCTAGAATTCTAAGTTAGATTTTTCAGTGCCTTTTTAAATCTTGAAGGTGAATTTGCTTCAACcatgtttgggggggggggggagagaataTCTCCTTTAAGACAGCGAGTACGCGTTCAGTTTATAGTTTCTTTCTCCAGACGGAATTTCATCTAACAAACCATGTATGCTATAGTGATTTGTTTCTCAATATATTagttcttgaatttttttttttggctgcaaaatttcttcatttattaGTAGGAAATCTAAATTAAATAGGGATATCGTCCACATCTGCACAACCTATAGCGTTAGAAATATGCAAATTGTTTTATGATCACAAATTCGTAGATTACATAGACAAGAAGTCAAAATAGATATTGGATGCATTGACCTTTTAACATGTaaacaaccttttttttttttttttccacctttTGATTGAGATACAACAACCCCCACcctccaaattaaaaaaaatgcaaaacaatTCATAAATAGTCATCAACCAAGGGGGTAAACACTAATTGGCTTTAGCTCAGCTTATAATGTATTATTAGAGATTAGGGAAGTAGTTAAGTGCTTTTCTTATATTGTGTTATAATCAAAGAAGAGGGAGGGTTTCAGCGGTGCTTGATAGAAGTTTCTGCAATGATCCTTGGGTGTATCAATTTCAAGGCTGTGTTTAGCATGTATTGCGCCGAATATTCCCTTCTCATTCTCTCTGAAGTGGTGGAAAGACCAAGAAATGCCCCATTTCGATTTCGCAAGTTTTGGCTGGACCAccctgatttttttaaaatgtgtgtGGAATCACTGGCAGTAGATATCCGTGGCAGTCGCATCTTTGTGCTCTACCATAAACTCAAAAGTCTAAAACCTATCTTGAAAACGTGGGCAAGAAGTAGTTTTCCAAATTTTTATCAGGAACTTTGTGACAAAACAAATGGCGTTGGATGCTATTCAAGATGAAATTGAAAGAGATGAGCTTGATTACCATATATTTGGCAGAGAGGCTGATGCAAAATCTGCTTATCTAGTGGTTCTGAAAAATGATCATCAAAAAAATATGGGCGGAGAAATCTAGAATTAGATGAATGACTCAAGGAGATAGAAACTCAAAATTCTTCCACTTTGATTACAAAAATcagaagggcaaaaaaaaaaaaatactgtcaGATCTTTGGAAAAGGCTGATGGATCCGAGGCCTCTGATAAAGCACAACTTGAGAATTATGTGACCTGCTTCTATGAGGATTTCCATCCAACAGTCCTAGTAGTAAACAAACGGATTTATTGGATTGCATTCCTTctgtgattgaaattgatgactCCAACATGCTTGAATCCATTCCTAGCGATGAGAAAATAAGACGGACGGTGTGGGACCTTGACCCGGACCACTCTCCTGGTCCAGATGGCTTTTCTTgggcttttttttcttctacttgTCTGTTGTTGCTGATGACAAAAACAATTCATACATAGCAAGTTTGGGACAGCCATCATCAAGAGAGGGAGTAAGTGATCAATCCTTCTAGTGATGAGACTGCCATGACAAGTTTGGTGGGAGTGTGGGACACAACAAGAGAAATCATTTGGGTTGGGGACTTATttaatcaacaaaaaaaattggttgCCACTAAAGTATAATAATGACTATTTatgtttctaaaaaaaatttcccacccaaaattttttttcccacataTTGATAAACATTAGGAAATTATTTTCCACCTTGTATAATGACTATTTATGTTtcttctaagaaaaaaaaaattacatttttgaTGGCATTTCTTTTGTGCTATAGTTGTACGAGGTTGTGAAATTGAAATATCAAATTGGTAAGAAACCATTAGAGTCAATCACTGGGATTGATCTTCTAATTTATGGACTAATTGATTAATAACGGAACGATGTGCACATTCAAACGATACAGTAGAAACCAGGTGGCACGATGGATATGGTAGGTGATCAAGAATCTGACCATGGCCCTCTTCTAAACTCACATGTCAATTACTAGACGGGCTACCTAGCTCTCCATTATTGATTAAAGGCggctttaaataaaaataaattaagcaAGACTTTAAGAGTCTGCAACTTGGCATGGTTTCTATCTTCCCCTTTAAAAATTAGAGCTCACtcttcctattcttctcatcttcatctttctcttctatAGAAGAAAGCTCTGGTCAGTCAGTCATGGAGAAGCTCATGAGTCTCTACAGCCATGACAATACCTCTTACCAACGCATCACAAATCAGAAAAAGGATAAAGAGCTTTGTGTTTCTGTCCCTAAAGGGTGTCTTCCTATATATGTGGGAAAAGAATCCAAGAGATATTTCATTCCATTGAAGCTTTTGGCTGATCCAGAGTTTCAAGAATTGTTGAAGCAATCTTATGGTGAGGAGTTGGAGCCTGAGATTGAAGGTGCCATTAAGCTTTCCTGCACAATACAGAGATTTGAGCAGGTTCTCAAGCAATTGAAGAGAAAATGATTGGATAGAGGAAATAAGTTGGAATGGATAAATGTAAATCATGAATCCAAGAGCTTCCTCAACTAGAGTGaaatttcttttcaatatattccttttttgtttttttaatacaatGTGATGATAAATTGATAAAAGACTAATTTAAGATCATATGTCTA encodes:
- the LOC122639120 gene encoding uncharacterized protein LOC122639120; this translates as MKKFMISLYSHDNTSYYRITKLNKNKELHLSVPQGYLPIYGGEEECKRYVIPLKLLPNPKFQELLKQSYGEELEPQIEGAIKLSCTTQRFEKSSLFLFFSSSSFSSIEESSGQSVMEKLMSLYSHDNTSYQRITNQKKDKELCVSVPKGCLPIYVGKESKRYFIPLKLLADPEFQELLKQSYGEELEPEIEGAIKLSCTIQRFEQVLKQLKRK